In Anaerolineae bacterium, the following proteins share a genomic window:
- the carA gene encoding glutamine-hydrolyzing carbamoyl-phosphate synthase small subunit: protein MQAILALEDGTIFRGRAFGAIGERTGEVVFNTGMTGYQEVLTDASYKGQMVCMTYPHIGNYGINRLDYESRGPQVEALIVRDVSEEPSNWLSEESLPEFLLRHGVMGVTDIDTRALTRHLRQFGVMKAVLSTDDLDEDSLVRKAQTAPDISEQHLVAQVSTREPYHWEEGTPPEWMASAYGYSEPALPAPSRPYRVVVVDTGVKFNILRRLVDSGCDVTVVPYDTSAEELLRLEPEGILLANGPGDPESVPETLETARALCGVKPIFGICLGHQILGLAAGGRKFKLKFGHHGFNQPTKVLRTGAVEITSQNHNYAIDTATLDLSEIEITHVNLNDNTLEGMRHRNVPIYSVQFHPEASPGPHDSSMTFHPFIEMMEAERG from the coding sequence TTGCAGGCGATTCTGGCACTTGAGGACGGCACCATCTTCCGCGGACGTGCCTTCGGGGCGATCGGGGAGCGCACCGGCGAGGTGGTCTTCAACACCGGCATGACTGGCTACCAGGAGGTGCTTACCGACGCCTCCTACAAGGGCCAGATGGTGTGCATGACCTACCCTCACATCGGAAACTACGGCATCAACCGCCTGGACTACGAATCCCGGGGGCCTCAAGTGGAGGCCCTCATTGTGCGGGATGTGTCCGAGGAGCCCAGCAACTGGCTTTCGGAGGAGAGCCTGCCGGAGTTCCTCCTCCGGCACGGGGTCATGGGCGTGACTGACATAGACACGCGCGCCCTGACCAGGCACCTGCGCCAATTCGGCGTGATGAAGGCAGTGCTCTCCACTGACGACCTCGACGAGGACAGCCTGGTCCGCAAGGCTCAGACGGCCCCCGACATCTCGGAACAGCACCTGGTGGCGCAGGTCAGCACCCGCGAGCCCTACCACTGGGAGGAGGGTACGCCTCCGGAGTGGATGGCATCAGCGTACGGCTACAGCGAGCCCGCCCTGCCTGCCCCCAGCCGGCCGTACCGGGTCGTGGTGGTGGATACGGGGGTGAAGTTCAACATACTTCGGCGCCTGGTCGACTCCGGTTGCGATGTGACGGTGGTCCCCTATGACACCTCGGCCGAAGAGCTGCTTCGGCTAGAGCCGGAGGGAATCCTACTGGCCAACGGACCGGGCGATCCCGAGTCGGTGCCCGAGACTCTGGAGACGGCTCGGGCGCTTTGTGGCGTCAAGCCCATCTTCGGTATCTGTCTCGGCCACCAGATACTGGGCCTGGCAGCCGGGGGGCGTAAGTTCAAACTCAAGTTCGGGCATCACGGCTTCAACCAGCCCACCAAGGTGCTGCGCACTGGCGCGGTGGAGATAACCTCCCAGAATCACAACTACGCTATAGACACCGCCACCCTCGACCTAAGCGAGATCGAGATTACCCACGTCAACCTGAACGACAACACGCTCGAGGGCATGCGCCACCGGAACGTGCCCATCTACAGCGTACAGTTTCATCCCGAAGCCTCACCGGGCCCCCACGACTCCAGCATGACCTTCCATCCCTTCATAGAGATGATGGAAGCGGAACGGGGTTGA
- the carB gene encoding carbamoyl-phosphate synthase large subunit, producing the protein MPRRTDIHRIMIIGSGPIVIGQACEFDYSGTQAVKALKEEGYEVVLVNSNPATIMTDPELADRTYIEPLDMDTVARIIERERPDALLSTVGGQTGLNVSVALAEAGVLDRFGVELIGAKQEAVKIAEDRSLFRAAMQEIGLEVPRSGLATSLDQALSVVKEVGFPAIIRPSFTLGGTGGSTAYNIEEFRELAQRGLNISPIHQILIEESVIGWKELELEVMRDLNDNVVVICSIENFDPMGVHTGDSITVAPAQTLTDKEYERMRNQAKAIIRKVGVETGGSNIQFAISPYDGRIVVIEMNPRVSRSSALASKATGFPIAKIAAKLAVGYTLDELRNDITRVTPASFEPTIDYVVVKIPRWNFEKFPGADETLGTQMKSVGEVMAIGRTFIEALQKGVRSLEMDRHGLGADGRDDIEPERLRERLVTPNRDRIFYMRYALETGMSRKEVADLTKIDPWFVRQIERLVEFERELVGQSLETVSRDLLWRAKRLGYSDAQLAHLLGVGRSADTPFPELVVRRRRLELGVRPTYSRVDTCAAEFEAFTPYLYSTYETRCEADPTDRDKVIILGSGPNRIGQGIEFDYCCSHASFALQELGLESIMINCNPETVSTDYDTSDRLYFEPLTLEDVLNVVDVERPRGVVLQFGGQTPLKLAEGLQYAGVPILGTSPDSIDLAEDRERFGDLLLRLGIPQPENGTATSFEEAREVAAKIGYPVLVRPSYVLGGRAMAIVYDEEELERYMRAAVQVTHEHPVLIDRFLEDAFEMDVDCISDGETSVIGGIMEQIELAGVHSGDSACVIPTYMVKPEHAETMREYTRRLAEALRVRGLMNVQYAMKEGVVYVLEVNPRASRTIPYVSKAIGHPLAKLATKVMLGHTLGELGFTEEVEPHAYYVKEVVLPFIKFPGVDTVLGPEMRSTGEAMGVGANFGLAYAKAQMGVSCPLPTSGTAFLSVNDNDKPNLLPIATSLAQAGFRLLATGGTAAFLRSYGLDVETIRKVSEGRPNGVDYIKNGDIDLIINTPLGKASFSDEGALRRAAVAYNVPCMTTLSAASAAVEGILALLEGDPGVCSLQEYHALQRTQTAAGSPRGSGAE; encoded by the coding sequence ATGCCTAGAAGGACAGACATCCACCGGATAATGATCATCGGCTCCGGGCCCATCGTGATCGGACAGGCGTGCGAGTTCGACTACTCCGGCACCCAAGCCGTCAAGGCCCTGAAGGAGGAGGGGTACGAGGTGGTGCTGGTGAACTCGAACCCAGCCACCATTATGACCGATCCTGAGCTGGCCGATCGTACCTACATTGAGCCATTGGACATGGACACGGTGGCCAGGATCATCGAGCGGGAACGGCCGGATGCGCTCTTGAGCACGGTAGGGGGCCAGACGGGACTGAACGTGTCCGTGGCGTTGGCCGAGGCCGGGGTGCTGGACCGCTTCGGGGTGGAGCTGATCGGGGCCAAACAGGAAGCGGTCAAGATCGCCGAGGACCGCAGCCTCTTCCGCGCTGCCATGCAGGAGATTGGGCTGGAGGTACCTCGGTCGGGGCTGGCGACCTCACTGGACCAGGCTCTGTCCGTAGTGAAGGAAGTGGGCTTTCCGGCCATCATCCGACCCTCGTTCACTCTGGGTGGCACCGGCGGCAGCACCGCCTACAACATCGAGGAGTTCCGGGAACTGGCTCAGCGCGGGCTCAACATCAGCCCCATCCACCAGATCCTCATCGAGGAGTCGGTCATCGGATGGAAGGAGCTCGAGCTGGAGGTGATGCGCGACCTGAACGACAACGTGGTTGTCATCTGCTCCATCGAGAACTTCGACCCCATGGGGGTGCACACGGGCGACAGCATCACCGTGGCCCCGGCGCAGACGCTCACCGACAAGGAATACGAGCGGATGCGCAACCAGGCGAAGGCCATCATCCGCAAGGTGGGAGTGGAGACGGGAGGCTCGAACATCCAGTTCGCCATCAGCCCCTACGACGGGCGTATCGTGGTCATTGAGATGAACCCGCGCGTGTCGCGGAGTTCGGCCCTGGCGAGCAAGGCTACCGGCTTCCCCATCGCCAAGATCGCCGCCAAGCTGGCAGTCGGCTATACCCTCGATGAGCTGCGCAACGACATCACCCGTGTCACTCCGGCCTCTTTCGAGCCCACCATTGACTACGTGGTGGTCAAGATCCCCCGATGGAACTTCGAGAAGTTCCCGGGTGCCGATGAAACCCTGGGCACCCAGATGAAGTCTGTGGGTGAGGTGATGGCTATCGGGCGAACCTTCATCGAGGCGCTGCAGAAGGGGGTGCGCTCACTAGAGATGGATCGGCACGGGCTGGGCGCCGACGGCCGGGACGACATAGAGCCCGAGCGCCTGCGGGAGCGCTTGGTCACTCCCAACCGCGATCGCATCTTCTATATGCGCTACGCCCTCGAGACGGGGATGTCGCGGAAGGAGGTTGCCGACCTGACTAAGATCGATCCCTGGTTCGTGCGCCAGATCGAGCGCCTGGTGGAATTCGAGCGGGAACTAGTGGGTCAGTCGCTGGAGACAGTGTCGCGCGACCTGCTCTGGCGGGCTAAGCGACTGGGCTACTCCGACGCTCAGTTGGCGCACTTGCTCGGGGTGGGCCGCAGTGCCGACACTCCCTTCCCGGAGCTTGTGGTTAGGCGTCGCCGGCTGGAGTTGGGCGTGCGCCCCACTTACAGCCGCGTGGACACCTGCGCTGCCGAGTTTGAGGCTTTCACTCCCTATCTCTACTCCACCTATGAAACCAGGTGCGAGGCCGACCCCACCGACCGGGACAAGGTGATCATTCTAGGTAGTGGCCCCAACCGGATCGGCCAGGGCATCGAGTTCGATTACTGCTGCTCCCACGCCTCGTTTGCTCTGCAGGAACTGGGCCTGGAAAGCATCATGATAAACTGCAACCCGGAGACGGTCAGCACCGACTATGACACCTCAGATCGGCTCTACTTCGAACCGCTAACCCTAGAAGACGTGCTCAACGTGGTGGACGTGGAGAGGCCTAGGGGGGTGGTCCTCCAGTTCGGAGGACAGACGCCCCTGAAGCTGGCCGAGGGGCTCCAGTACGCCGGTGTGCCCATCCTGGGTACCTCCCCTGATAGCATAGACCTGGCCGAGGACCGGGAGCGCTTTGGGGATCTTCTGCTACGTCTGGGAATCCCGCAGCCCGAGAACGGGACCGCTACTTCCTTTGAGGAGGCGCGGGAGGTCGCGGCCAAGATCGGGTACCCGGTGCTGGTTCGGCCCTCGTACGTGCTGGGCGGGCGGGCCATGGCCATCGTCTACGATGAGGAGGAGCTGGAGCGCTACATGCGGGCTGCGGTCCAGGTTACCCACGAGCACCCGGTGCTGATTGACCGTTTCCTCGAGGACGCCTTCGAGATGGACGTGGACTGCATCAGCGACGGGGAGACCTCGGTCATCGGGGGCATCATGGAGCAGATCGAGCTCGCCGGCGTCCATTCGGGCGATAGCGCCTGCGTCATCCCCACCTACATGGTGAAGCCTGAGCATGCCGAGACCATGCGCGAGTACACACGGCGACTGGCCGAGGCGTTGCGCGTGCGGGGGCTAATGAACGTGCAGTACGCCATGAAGGAGGGCGTGGTGTACGTGCTGGAGGTTAACCCCCGGGCCAGCCGCACCATCCCTTACGTGAGCAAGGCCATTGGGCATCCGCTGGCCAAGTTGGCCACCAAGGTCATGCTGGGTCATACGTTGGGTGAGTTAGGTTTCACGGAGGAAGTGGAGCCGCATGCCTACTACGTCAAGGAAGTGGTGTTGCCCTTCATCAAGTTTCCCGGCGTGGACACGGTGTTAGGGCCAGAGATGCGCAGCACTGGTGAGGCCATGGGCGTGGGAGCCAACTTCGGCCTCGCCTACGCTAAGGCCCAGATGGGGGTGTCCTGCCCTCTGCCGACGAGTGGCACCGCCTTTCTGAGCGTCAACGACAACGACAAGCCGAACCTGCTTCCCATCGCCACTAGCCTGGCTCAGGCGGGGTTTCGCTTGCTCGCTACCGGCGGCACGGCTGCGTTCTTGCGCTCTTACGGCCTGGATGTGGAGACGATCCGCAAGGTGAGCGAGGGGCGGCCCAACGGGGTGGACTACATCAAGAACGGGGACATAGACCTTATCATCAACACGCCACTGGGCAAGGCCTCCTTCAGCGATGAAGGAGCGCTGCGCCGGGCGGCTGTGGCCTACAACGTACCCTGCATGACTACGCTGTCAGCCGCCTC